The DNA window GACGCAGCCTGGGGTTGATCCCGTCCTGTACTTGCCATGATCGTGCGCGCGACGAGAACGCCCTAACTTTCCTGTATTTGCTGTCATCCTGAGCGCAGCGAAGGACCCCGGCGCTGCCCACATCCCCACAGCCGCTCGAACCTTTCTTCCTAGACCTTCCACGCCCCAGCTATCCCCTTCGTAGCCATCCCACTCTATTTGTCATTCCCGAAGGGAATCTGCGTTTGCCTTTCCCTGCCGCAGAAGATATCCGCACATCAGGCATAATGACTCATCGCTTCAAAATCCCTCAATGAGTCCACAAAAGCCTATGCCCTCAAGACGCACCCTTCCGAGCCTCGTCTTCTCCGCCGCCCTCGCTCTCATCCCCACCGCCGCACACGCCGCCGTGCCCGATACCGGGGCCACCGCCGCTGACGTCATGACCGCCGCCGAGCATCGCGCCGCCGCCGAGCACAAGAACATCCTGCTCACCTTCGGAGCCTCCTGGTGCGGCAACTGCCGCCTCTTAGACAAGTTCTTCGCCGACCCCACCATCCGCCCCATCATCGACAAGGCATTCGTCCTCGCCGACCTCGACACCGGCGAGCACGCCAGCGACACCCGCCACGCCAACATCCCCGGCGGCGAGAAGATCCAAACCGCGCTCGGCGGCAAAGACGCCGGCTACCCCTACATCGTCATGCTCGACCCCACCGGCAAACTCCTAGCCGGCTCCAACCGCCCCTCCAACCTCGCCCACCCCGGCAACATCGGCTACCCCGTCGCCCCGTGGGAGATCGACTGGTTCCTCGACATGCTCAAAAAATCCGCCCCCACCCTCACCCCACAAGACACCGCCACCATCCGCACCTGGCTAACCACCCACGGCCCGGGCCACTAACCTCTTACTTCATTCCTTGTGCCTGCCGCCAACCTGAGCAGCAGAATGCCCCTGGGTTATCTGTACTTGCCGTCATCCTGAGCGTAGCGAAGGATCCCGACGCTGCCCCACATCCGCACAGCCGCCCGAACCTTTCTCCCTCGGATCCCCACGTCCCTGCTAGCCATCCCTCGATCGATCCACACGGACGACCCGGGCCTCCAAAACACGCCAGTGTGCCTATCCCAAACTAACGAATTTCAATCAAAGATTGACATCCCGCAACCGAAAAGGCACCGCCCCGATAGAGCACGGTGCCGTCATACCCGCCTCCCTCGTCAATTGACACTTGGCACTCGCTCGTATGCTCAACGGCCAACTGCATAAGATATGGTTTAGACTCTCGCCATGATCCCACTTCCGTCCCTGAGTATTAACCTGGCAAACCTTCTTCCCTATTTGGAGGAGAAATTCAAGACATGGTTGGGAAAAGACCCGGCGAGCATAGAGTTGGCGGATTGGTTTAAGGCCGTACAGGCTTCTTCTTTACAGCTAGCATCCGTAGTCTATTGCGTCGGGATGCCGGAGCCTATCCCTTTTGAGCAACTCTACCAACCAACTCGGATGACCAAGAAAGGCGTTGGTCGTCGTAAAGATACCTATGCGTATAACGGGAGACTTGACCGCTCGGTTGCCCTTGCGCACGCAGCTACCGAACGGGAGATCACGGTTTCAGATTTCCTGCTTAGCAAAGACGACGCGATAATTTACGCCGGCCCAGAATGGGGCAAGACGACATTTCTGCATCATCTTTTCCGTACTCTCTTGAAGAATCCCATCGTACTCCCTGTCCTCATAACCTTGAGGAGAACAAATGCTGTGGAAGATCTTGAACGTATCGTTCAGATTGGAGGCGCTGTCAGCAAGAAAGCGAAACGGGACGAGTTTGTATTGCTGGTCGATGGGTACGATGAGATTGACCCGAACGCACGAAAGCGGGTTTCTGACGCACTATTAAAATTTCAAGGGTTGCAGCTAGGGCGCTTCTATCTCACCTGTCGAAGCTTTTATGATGTTGCCCTGATCACGGCACCGGAACTCCACATAAAGGGCTTTCATCTCACAGATAAGTACGCTTTTGTCACGACATTTCTTAAGACATACGGCTCGAAGCTGGACCCTATACAGACCGTTGATGATCTTCAAAAGCGAGGGTTTGAAGATTTCCTCTCGCACCCGCTACTTCTGACGTTGGCATGCATTGTTGAGACGACAAGCCACACCAATCATCCAAGAAGCGCGCTGCGGCTGCTTGAGCGAGCGCTCGAAGTACTCGCCTATAAATGGGACGATCAGAAGATCATCGAACGTCACCGTATTACAGCGTTGGATGGTAGGGATCGCATAGAACTCCTAAAGCGCATTGCATATCAATCTCGATCCCCTATAGTCGACAAACTCCGCGTCACGACCCTTGCGAAAGAAGAACTATCACTGATGCATTTTGATCGCGTTGACCACAATCGAGTGTTGATGGAGACGGCACAGTTCTATGGAATTTTTGTTCCGAAAGACGATAGCTGGGAATTTGTACACCGAAGTCTGCAAGACTTTCTCGCAGCGCAGTATTGGGTTGAAACAGGTATCTTTGCTGGGATTGAGCAATATAGATGGGATTCACGCACGGCGTACGCTGCGTGCCTTTATCACGATGCAACCAAAGTCATTTTGGCCGGGCTTAGCAATCCAGAGGCGCTCGCAACGGTCGCAGAGATATTTAGCAATGCTCCATATTTCAGTATGACGCTCGTAACTGAGGCCATATTTAAATATTACGCTCAACCAAAGTGCGCCGAGATCTACGAGAGCGATCCTCAGTGGTATATAGTCGGTCGTCTCGGAACTGACTTCATCCGTTTGGTGGATTCTAGATATTTAAACCGCCTCGCAGAGGCCTGCGCGAATAATCGAAGCGAATTGTCCGATCTCATAGCTGCGTACTGCGCATTTGAACTCTGTCACAGGCGGCTGCGATTCGATCTCTTGACCTATCAGTGCATGGTCGAGGGATACGGCCATGAGGAGTTCATCTTCAGCATCGTCGATGTGGGCGAGATCAAGCTTTCAAACGCGCGACCGCTCGGGTACTAGACAGTTTTGCAATTTCGAGCCTGCAAGGCGCTTTCGTCACACCCCTGACACCTACCCTTCCCCCGGTGTATACCTTCCTAAGCCCCAAAACTCCGGCATGCAACCGCTTTCACGCCCGGAACCCGGCACCCAATAGCTCAACGCACCGACATACGAATCACAGAAGAACAGGAAAGACGCCCATGTTGAAGCACCTCGGCCTCCGCCAGCATCTCGCCCTAGCCGCCGCGATCACCACCGCCCTCGCTCTCCCTGTCCTTTCCGCGAGCGCCCAGGCCATCCACTTCGACGCCACCACCCACGTCTTTCGCATCGACACCCCCGGCGAGACCTACGCCTTCGGCGTCAACGCGCAGTCCGAGATCCAAACCATCTACTGGGGCTCCCCGCTAGCCGCCGCCGACCCACTCCCCACGCCCGCCGCCTACCGCAGCCTCTCCGGCATGGAAGAGTCCACCAACATCACCCCCTACGAGTACCGCGCCTGGGGCGGCCTCAACTTCACCGAGCCCGCCGTCAAGATCAACTTCCCCGACGGCAACCGCGACCTCGTCCTCCACTACGTCTCCCACAAGATCGACGGCGACCGCCTCACCATCACCACCAAAGACATCTCCCGCGAAGTCTTCGTCGACCTCATCTATACCGTTGACCCCGCCACCGGCGTCATCGGCCGCAACTCGATCATCACCAACAAGACCAAAGAAAAACTCACCATCGAACAAGCCGCCTCCGCCACCTGGAACCTCCCCCACGGAACGGATTATCAGCTCAGCTATCTCAGTGGAAGATGGGCCGCCGAGTGGCAGCTCACCCAAGAGCAGATCAAAGACGGCACCACCGTCCTAGAGTCCCGCCGCGGCAGCACCGGCCAGCAGAACAACCCCTGGTTCGCGATCACCCGCGCCAACTCCTCCGGCCCGCATCCCGAGTTCCCCACCAACGAAGAGGTCGGCCAGGTCTGGTTCGGAGCTCTCGCCTGGTCCGGCTCCTGGCGCATCAACGTCGAGCGCAACCAGGTCCATGACATCCACGTCACCGGCGGGTACAACCCCTTCGACTTCGCCTACCCGCTCGCCCCCGGCCAGAAGCTCGAAACACCCGTCTTCTACGCCGGCTATTCGTCGCATGGAATCGGCGAAGCCTCTCGCATCTTCCACCGCTTTGAGATCTCACAGATCCTCCCGCAGAAGCCCACGCCCAAGCTGCGCCCCGTCATCTACAACTCCTGGGAAGCCACCGAGATGGCCGTTGACTATCCCGGCCAGGCAGCCTTGGCCGAGAAGGCCGCCCGCATCGGCGTCGAACGCTTCATCATGGACGACGGCTGGTTCGGCCAGCGCAAGGACGACCACGCCGGCCTCGGCGATTGGTACGTCAATCAGAAAAAATTCCCCAACGGCCTCAAGCCGCTCATCGACAAGGTCCACGCCCTCAACATGGACTTCGGCCTCTGGGTCGAGCCCGAGATGGTCAACCCCAACAGCGACCTCTACCGCGCCCA is part of the Granulicella aggregans genome and encodes:
- a CDS encoding thioredoxin family protein, with protein sequence MPSRRTLPSLVFSAALALIPTAAHAAVPDTGATAADVMTAAEHRAAAEHKNILLTFGASWCGNCRLLDKFFADPTIRPIIDKAFVLADLDTGEHASDTRHANIPGGEKIQTALGGKDAGYPYIVMLDPTGKLLAGSNRPSNLAHPGNIGYPVAPWEIDWFLDMLKKSAPTLTPQDTATIRTWLTTHGPGH
- a CDS encoding NACHT domain-containing protein, coding for MIPLPSLSINLANLLPYLEEKFKTWLGKDPASIELADWFKAVQASSLQLASVVYCVGMPEPIPFEQLYQPTRMTKKGVGRRKDTYAYNGRLDRSVALAHAATEREITVSDFLLSKDDAIIYAGPEWGKTTFLHHLFRTLLKNPIVLPVLITLRRTNAVEDLERIVQIGGAVSKKAKRDEFVLLVDGYDEIDPNARKRVSDALLKFQGLQLGRFYLTCRSFYDVALITAPELHIKGFHLTDKYAFVTTFLKTYGSKLDPIQTVDDLQKRGFEDFLSHPLLLTLACIVETTSHTNHPRSALRLLERALEVLAYKWDDQKIIERHRITALDGRDRIELLKRIAYQSRSPIVDKLRVTTLAKEELSLMHFDRVDHNRVLMETAQFYGIFVPKDDSWEFVHRSLQDFLAAQYWVETGIFAGIEQYRWDSRTAYAACLYHDATKVILAGLSNPEALATVAEIFSNAPYFSMTLVTEAIFKYYAQPKCAEIYESDPQWYIVGRLGTDFIRLVDSRYLNRLAEACANNRSELSDLIAAYCAFELCHRRLRFDLLTYQCMVEGYGHEEFIFSIVDVGEIKLSNARPLGY
- a CDS encoding alpha-galactosidase — translated: MLKHLGLRQHLALAAAITTALALPVLSASAQAIHFDATTHVFRIDTPGETYAFGVNAQSEIQTIYWGSPLAAADPLPTPAAYRSLSGMEESTNITPYEYRAWGGLNFTEPAVKINFPDGNRDLVLHYVSHKIDGDRLTITTKDISREVFVDLIYTVDPATGVIGRNSIITNKTKEKLTIEQAASATWNLPHGTDYQLSYLSGRWAAEWQLTQEQIKDGTTVLESRRGSTGQQNNPWFAITRANSSGPHPEFPTNEEVGQVWFGALAWSGSWRINVERNQVHDIHVTGGYNPFDFAYPLAPGQKLETPVFYAGYSSHGIGEASRIFHRFEISQILPQKPTPKLRPVIYNSWEATEMAVDYPGQAALAEKAARIGVERFIMDDGWFGQRKDDHAGLGDWYVNQKKFPNGLKPLIDKVHALNMDFGLWVEPEMVNPNSDLYRAHPDWVLNMTGRPRSEGRNQLMLNLARKDVRAYVFNFLDKILTDNDIAFLKWDYNRQWSEPGWPELGPDSDKQKTVYVEYIRNLYSILAELRTKHPKVEIQSCSSGGGRVDLGILGYTDEVWPSDNTDPFDRLSIQDGFTYAYTPQVMTAWVTDSPNWANDRSTSVAYRFLSSMQGGLGVGANLNKWTDADFATAKDLIAAYKTIRQTVQQGSLYRLINPRNGSDHSATESVSTDLHQAVLFTFLKSSTQRYPYPRVYLKGLDPAKQYKVTPMYGTLKKDTPETASGAYWMNHGLDPDLTGDFKAAAFKFEVR